The following are encoded together in the Cyanobacterium aponinum PCC 10605 genome:
- a CDS encoding RNA-guided endonuclease InsQ/TnpB family protein — protein MLNLSYEYKLKPSKFQIEQIEHTLDVCRSIWNFALLERIDWMRSRKSPVNACSIQQEYILSPETKYPNYNEQAKSLTLARKQNKKIADVNAQVEQQVLRTLERAFADREKKNLGFPRFKNLNRMRSFVFPQMLKNCIKGNQIKLPQLGWVKFRQSRPIPDGFLVKQARIVRKATGYFVILSLQSDVDIPQPIPHGHPKGLDIGFICAVVTSDNESIPRPRFLNKYLRELKRLQRMLKKKQKGSCGWKKLQKRIARLHFKTTSHRKDYHFKLSHHLVKDAGMIFVEDINFRMWQRSFLSKSSADFGFGQFIDILEWVCFRTDTYLCKVDHRYTSQGCPECGARTGKKDLKERVHQCPECGYITGRDHASALVIRNRGLDLVAVGQSVQEKASGDGRGGGEFTRLATNLRS, from the coding sequence ATGTTGAATCTTTCCTACGAGTATAAACTCAAACCAAGTAAATTCCAGATCGAGCAAATAGAACACACGCTAGATGTGTGTCGCTCCATCTGGAATTTTGCGCTCTTGGAAAGAATCGACTGGATGCGGTCACGAAAATCACCTGTAAACGCTTGCTCCATTCAACAGGAGTATATTTTGTCACCTGAGACAAAATATCCTAATTACAATGAACAAGCAAAATCCTTGACTTTAGCCAGGAAGCAAAACAAAAAGATTGCGGACGTCAATGCTCAGGTTGAACAACAGGTATTAAGGACCCTAGAACGTGCTTTTGCGGATCGTGAAAAGAAAAATCTAGGTTTTCCCCGATTCAAGAATCTTAATCGCATGAGATCTTTCGTTTTCCCTCAAATGCTAAAGAATTGCATTAAAGGAAATCAAATTAAGTTACCCCAATTAGGTTGGGTTAAATTTAGACAATCTCGCCCCATTCCCGATGGTTTCTTGGTAAAACAAGCTCGGATAGTGAGAAAAGCGACAGGGTATTTTGTCATATTGTCCTTGCAGTCAGATGTGGATATTCCCCAGCCAATCCCTCATGGACATCCTAAAGGTTTGGACATCGGCTTTATCTGCGCTGTGGTGACATCAGACAATGAATCCATCCCTAGACCTAGGTTCTTAAATAAGTATTTACGGGAGTTGAAAAGACTACAAAGAATGCTGAAAAAGAAACAGAAAGGGTCTTGTGGATGGAAAAAGTTACAAAAACGTATTGCTCGGTTACATTTTAAGACTACTTCCCATCGTAAAGATTACCATTTCAAACTCTCCCACCACTTGGTAAAGGATGCAGGGATGATATTTGTTGAGGATATAAATTTCCGAATGTGGCAAAGGTCATTCTTGTCAAAATCTAGTGCTGATTTTGGTTTTGGACAGTTTATTGACATTTTGGAATGGGTTTGTTTCCGAACGGATACTTATTTGTGCAAAGTAGATCACCGTTACACAAGTCAAGGGTGTCCTGAATGTGGTGCGAGAACAGGGAAGAAAGACTTAAAAGAACGAGTACACCAATGTCCTGAGTGTGGTTACATTACAGGGCGAGATCATGCTTCTGCTTTAGTAATTAGGAATCGTGGTTTAGATTTAGTGGCGGTCGGGCAGTCCGTCCAAGAAAAGGCTAGTGGAGATGGTCGAGGCGGGGGCGAGTTTACTCGTCTAGCTACGAATCTGCGAAGCTAG